In Bradyrhizobium guangxiense, the following are encoded in one genomic region:
- a CDS encoding metal-sulfur cluster assembly factor yields the protein MTIDEDDLVAQITQALKVVVDPELGHNIVDLGFIYDVSIDDGAAHITMTATTRGCPAASFLKEGVANSACLVPGVESVDVTMTFEPAWQPSMISPGVRSSLGFAEVN from the coding sequence ATGACGATCGATGAGGATGACCTCGTGGCCCAGATAACGCAGGCGCTGAAGGTCGTGGTCGATCCCGAGCTCGGGCACAACATCGTCGATCTCGGCTTCATCTACGACGTGTCGATCGACGACGGCGCTGCGCACATTACCATGACAGCGACGACACGCGGCTGTCCCGCTGCGTCCTTTCTGAAGGAGGGGGTCGCCAATAGCGCGTGTCTCGTTCCGGGCGTGGAATCGGTCGACGTCACCATGACGTTCGAGCCGGCCTGGCAGCCCTCGATGATCTCGCCGGGTGTCAGGTCGTCGCTCGGCTTCGCCGAGGTGAATTGA
- a CDS encoding DUF2249 domain-containing protein, translating to MTEFIDVDVRPILRAGGEPFSVIMAALERLEPGEGLRLYAPFKPVPLFDVMASKGFAHREAELEGGEWEIRFMRDDGSCEAAEAACATSGDSDWPEPVVHLDNRDLDPPEPMVRILAAMGRLAPGQTLCALLSREPVFLFRELTKRGHQWRGGFTSKDAYQLTVRVHA from the coding sequence ATGACCGAATTCATCGACGTCGATGTCCGACCGATCCTGCGCGCAGGCGGCGAGCCGTTCTCGGTCATCATGGCCGCGCTCGAGCGGCTCGAGCCGGGGGAGGGGCTGCGGCTCTACGCTCCCTTCAAGCCAGTTCCCCTGTTCGACGTCATGGCGAGCAAGGGCTTTGCGCATCGGGAAGCCGAGCTCGAAGGCGGCGAATGGGAAATCCGCTTCATGCGGGACGACGGATCGTGCGAAGCGGCTGAAGCGGCCTGCGCCACGTCGGGCGATAGCGACTGGCCGGAGCCCGTGGTTCATCTGGACAACCGCGACCTCGATCCGCCGGAGCCGATGGTGCGAATTCTGGCGGCCATGGGGCGGCTTGCACCCGGCCAGACACTCTGCGCCTTGCTCAGTCGTGAACCGGTGTTCCTGTTTCGGGAGCTGACCAAGCGCGGCCATCAATGGCGCGGCGGCTTCACGTCGAAGGATGCCTACCAACTGACGGTGAGGGTGCACGCATGA
- the ubiV gene encoding ubiquinone anaerobic biosynthesis protein UbiV: MQLSLGPVLYNWAPERWRDFYFRIADEAPVDIVSVGEIVCSKRSPFFADHIPAVVERLQKAGKQVLLGSLILVSLRRERRQTEELAAVEGVLVEVNDLTCLRALAGRAHAIGPFVNIYNEASAAFHAAHGAKRICLPPELPLASVAAIAKAVPDIAVEVFAFGRVPLAISARCYHARLHKLAKDNCRFVCEKDPDGLLLHTLEQQDFLTINGVQTLSHTCANLLGEAGLLHGSNVGSLRLSPQDCDMVEIVRTFRDVLDGRDDIDGGNRRLAAAYPGVPFSNGFLWAEPGHLYRQRRSGDAQGAVRQIGAL; encoded by the coding sequence ATGCAACTCAGCCTCGGTCCCGTTCTGTACAATTGGGCGCCGGAGCGCTGGCGCGACTTCTATTTCCGTATCGCCGACGAAGCGCCGGTCGACATCGTATCCGTCGGCGAGATCGTCTGCTCGAAGCGCTCGCCGTTCTTCGCGGATCACATACCGGCCGTGGTCGAACGGCTGCAGAAGGCAGGCAAGCAGGTGCTGCTGGGCTCGCTGATCCTGGTCTCGCTGCGGCGCGAGCGCCGTCAGACCGAGGAGCTCGCCGCGGTCGAAGGTGTGTTGGTCGAGGTCAATGATCTGACCTGTCTCAGGGCGCTTGCAGGCCGGGCGCACGCGATCGGCCCGTTCGTCAACATCTATAACGAGGCGAGCGCGGCCTTTCACGCCGCGCATGGTGCGAAGCGCATCTGCCTGCCGCCGGAGTTGCCGCTGGCCTCGGTGGCGGCGATTGCGAAAGCCGTTCCCGACATCGCGGTCGAGGTGTTCGCGTTCGGCAGGGTGCCGCTGGCCATCTCTGCGCGCTGCTACCATGCGCGCCTTCACAAGCTCGCCAAGGACAATTGCCGCTTCGTCTGTGAGAAGGATCCGGATGGTCTCCTGCTGCACACGCTGGAGCAGCAGGACTTCCTGACCATCAACGGGGTGCAGACCCTGTCTCACACATGCGCCAACCTGCTGGGCGAGGCCGGCCTGTTGCACGGGAGCAATGTCGGCTCCCTGCGCCTGTCGCCGCAGGATTGCGACATGGTCGAGATCGTCAGGACCTTTCGTGACGTGTTGGACGGTCGTGACGATATCGACGGCGGCAACCGCCGGCTGGCGGCGGCCTATCCTGGTGTGCCTTTCTCGAATGGGTTCCTGTGGGCCGAGCCCGGTCACCTCTATCGTCAGCGCCGGTCAGGGGATGCGCAAGGCGCGGTGCGGCAAATCGGGGCTCTCTAA
- the ubiT gene encoding ubiquinone anaerobic biosynthesis accessory factor UbiT: protein MRPLPLLPLQLVLGGVLQRIHRRNPAIFDRLGEHARARFGIRPIDLPFAFVIEAKPPRLSVVRELPKGLDARISASLANLLALLEGRVDGDALMFSRELVVEGDVEAVLALRNAIDDAQLDLAAEMSSLFGPLGAPARRLFEAARGHVIGSAGQGEQSR, encoded by the coding sequence ATGCGTCCCCTGCCTCTGCTGCCGCTGCAGCTCGTTCTCGGCGGTGTCTTGCAGCGGATCCATCGGCGCAATCCTGCAATATTCGACCGGCTCGGTGAGCACGCTCGCGCGCGGTTCGGCATCAGGCCGATCGATCTGCCCTTTGCCTTCGTGATCGAGGCGAAGCCGCCGCGCCTGTCGGTCGTGCGCGAGCTGCCGAAAGGCCTCGACGCGCGCATCTCCGCTTCGCTCGCCAACCTGTTGGCTCTGCTCGAAGGCAGGGTCGATGGCGATGCCTTGATGTTCTCGCGCGAGCTCGTCGTCGAGGGCGATGTCGAGGCGGTGCTGGCGCTGCGCAATGCGATCGACGACGCCCAGCTCGATCTCGCAGCCGAGATGTCCTCGCTGTTCGGCCCACTGGGCGCGCCCGCAAGGCGCCTCTTCGAGGCCGCCCGTGGACACGTGATCGGTTCAGCGGGGCAAGGCGAGCAATCGAGATGA
- a CDS encoding UbiD family decarboxylase has product MQRDVPRFRDLSDFLRFIESRGQLRRIREKVSVVHEITEIHRRVLEAHGPALLFELPVRADGRPSEMPLLTNLFGTVERIAWGMGIAPDRLEQLGELMAELRAPRPPNSIRDAFDKLPLARAALATRPRTRAAAPVQDCVTMGPDIDLTKLPVQICWPGEPAPLITWPLVITVPPDSATADQEENVGVYRMQVLGRDRAIIRWLAHRGGARHHQQWKAAGRDMPVAIVIGADPATILAAVLPLPETMSELRFAGILRGERPDLAPCLTVPLAIPAEAEIVIEGFVSATETAPEGPYGDHTGYYNSVEEFPVMRVTAITSRRQPVYLSTFTGRPPDEPSRIGEALNRLFVPLIRQQFPEVTDCWLPPEACSYRIAVAAIRKRYPGQARRLMLGLWSILPQFSYTKLLIVVDDDIDIRDWRAVMWAVSTRSDASRDLVTLTDTPIDYLDFASPKSGLGGKLGIDATTKIPPETDREWGVPLAMDPAVVARVDAMWSNLGLSGMPVRAPVFT; this is encoded by the coding sequence TTGCAACGTGATGTGCCGCGCTTTCGCGACCTGTCCGACTTTCTGCGCTTCATCGAAAGCCGGGGACAGTTGCGACGCATTCGCGAGAAGGTCTCCGTCGTCCACGAGATCACAGAGATCCACCGGCGTGTGCTCGAGGCGCACGGACCGGCACTATTGTTCGAGCTGCCCGTCAGGGCCGACGGCCGGCCCTCGGAGATGCCGCTCCTCACCAATCTGTTTGGAACGGTCGAACGGATCGCCTGGGGTATGGGCATCGCGCCGGATCGTCTCGAGCAGCTCGGCGAGCTGATGGCCGAGCTGCGCGCGCCGCGACCACCGAACAGCATCAGGGATGCCTTCGACAAGCTTCCGCTCGCCCGCGCCGCGCTGGCGACGCGGCCGCGCACGCGCGCCGCAGCACCGGTGCAGGACTGCGTCACGATGGGGCCCGACATCGATCTCACAAAGCTGCCGGTCCAGATCTGCTGGCCCGGCGAACCGGCGCCGCTGATCACCTGGCCGCTGGTGATCACTGTGCCACCGGATTCCGCGACGGCTGACCAGGAGGAGAATGTCGGCGTCTACCGCATGCAGGTGCTCGGACGCGACCGCGCCATCATCCGCTGGCTTGCGCATCGCGGTGGCGCTCGGCATCACCAGCAATGGAAAGCGGCCGGACGCGACATGCCGGTCGCGATCGTCATCGGAGCCGATCCCGCCACCATCCTCGCCGCAGTGCTGCCGCTGCCCGAGACCATGTCGGAGCTGCGCTTCGCCGGCATCCTGCGCGGCGAACGGCCCGACCTCGCGCCCTGCCTCACCGTCCCCCTCGCGATTCCGGCCGAGGCTGAAATCGTCATCGAGGGGTTCGTTTCCGCGACGGAAACCGCGCCCGAAGGGCCATATGGCGATCACACCGGGTATTACAATTCCGTCGAAGAATTCCCCGTGATGCGGGTGACGGCGATCACCAGCCGACGCCAGCCTGTCTACCTCTCGACCTTCACCGGCCGGCCGCCGGACGAGCCGTCGCGGATCGGCGAGGCGCTCAACCGCCTGTTCGTGCCGTTGATCCGGCAGCAATTCCCCGAGGTGACCGACTGCTGGCTGCCGCCGGAGGCGTGCTCCTACCGCATCGCGGTCGCGGCGATCAGGAAGCGCTATCCCGGCCAAGCGCGGCGGCTGATGCTCGGCCTGTGGTCGATTCTGCCGCAGTTCAGCTACACCAAGCTCCTGATCGTGGTCGACGACGACATCGACATCCGCGATTGGCGTGCCGTGATGTGGGCCGTCTCGACGCGCAGCGACGCCTCGCGCGATCTCGTCACGCTTACCGACACACCGATCGACTATCTCGACTTCGCCTCGCCGAAATCGGGTCTCGGCGGCAAGCTCGGCATCGACGCCACCACGAAGATCCCACCGGAGACGGACCGGGAATGGGGCGTTCCGCTGGCGATGGACCCCGCCGTGGTCGCGCGCGTCGATGCGATGTGGTCGAACCTTGGCCTTTCCGGCATGCCCGTACGCGCTCCGGTCTTCACATGA
- a CDS encoding UbiX family flavin prenyltransferase: protein MSGRPGIIVGISGASGAAIGMRIVELLADDPRYAVHLVVSPAAERTLTEEVGGDALARLRARAFRHHLHSDIGAAIASGSYPVAGMIVAPCSIRTLSAIAWGQLDNLLTRAADVQLKERRRLVLLVRETPLHLGHLRTMLQATEIGAIIAPPMPAFYLKPQSLDEVIDQIAARAINLLDLTNLRPPARIWSGPGADDT from the coding sequence ATGAGCGGGCGGCCAGGCATCATCGTCGGCATCAGCGGCGCCTCGGGCGCTGCGATCGGCATGCGCATCGTCGAATTGCTGGCCGACGATCCGCGCTACGCAGTCCACCTCGTGGTATCGCCCGCGGCCGAGCGCACGTTGACAGAAGAAGTTGGCGGCGATGCGCTCGCGCGGCTCCGCGCGCGCGCCTTTCGCCACCATCTCCATTCGGACATTGGCGCCGCGATCGCCAGCGGATCGTATCCGGTCGCGGGCATGATCGTCGCGCCGTGCTCGATCCGAACGCTCTCGGCCATCGCCTGGGGGCAGCTTGACAACCTCCTGACGCGCGCAGCCGACGTGCAGCTCAAGGAACGGCGCCGGCTGGTGTTGCTGGTCCGCGAGACTCCGCTGCATCTCGGCCATTTGCGCACGATGCTGCAGGCGACCGAGATCGGCGCGATCATTGCCCCGCCGATGCCGGCCTTCTATCTCAAGCCACAGTCGCTGGACGAGGTGATCGACCAGATCGCCGCCCGGGCGATCAACCTGCTCGACCTGACGAACCTTCGCCCACCCGCCAGGATCTGGTCCGGCCCAGGCGCCGACGACACATAG
- the ubiU gene encoding ubiquinone anaerobic biosynthesis protein UbiU, which yields MELICPAGTPAALKSAINAGADAIYCGFNDETNARNFPGLNFSRDELRKGIALAHRRGAKVLVAINTFPRASAVDIWHRAVDDAVSAGADALILADIGLMDYTARRHPNQRLHVSVQAAAANPDAIAFYAEAFGAKRVVLPRVLSVPEIAEITRDSACETEVFVFGGLCVMAEGRCSLSSYATGKSPNMQGVCSPPSHVAYEQTAVGTKSSLGGFTINQFGASEPAGYPTLCKGRFSTAQGAGYIFEDPVSLDATTLLKDLRDAGVAALKIEGRQRGRAYVESVVRHFRHALAALESGSEADIASLKPFTEGQASTLGAYRKTWR from the coding sequence ATGGAGCTGATCTGTCCTGCCGGGACGCCGGCGGCGCTGAAGAGCGCCATCAATGCCGGCGCCGACGCAATCTATTGCGGCTTCAACGACGAAACCAACGCGCGCAACTTTCCGGGCCTGAATTTCAGCCGCGACGAGCTGCGCAAGGGGATCGCGCTGGCGCATCGCCGCGGCGCGAAGGTCCTGGTGGCCATCAACACCTTCCCGCGCGCCTCCGCCGTCGATATCTGGCATCGCGCGGTGGACGATGCGGTGAGCGCCGGAGCCGACGCGCTGATCCTCGCCGACATCGGATTGATGGACTACACGGCACGGCGTCATCCAAACCAGCGTCTGCACGTTTCGGTTCAGGCTGCGGCCGCGAATCCGGATGCCATCGCCTTCTACGCCGAGGCCTTCGGCGCGAAGCGCGTCGTGCTGCCGCGCGTGCTGAGCGTGCCTGAAATCGCCGAGATCACCCGGGATTCGGCCTGCGAGACCGAGGTCTTCGTGTTCGGCGGCCTTTGCGTGATGGCCGAGGGGCGCTGCTCGCTGTCGTCCTATGCGACCGGAAAATCGCCGAACATGCAGGGCGTCTGCTCCCCTCCGAGCCATGTGGCCTACGAACAGACCGCGGTGGGGACCAAGTCCAGCCTCGGCGGCTTCACCATCAACCAGTTCGGGGCGAGCGAGCCCGCCGGCTATCCGACGCTGTGCAAGGGCCGCTTCTCGACCGCGCAGGGCGCCGGCTACATTTTCGAGGACCCCGTCAGCCTGGACGCCACGACCCTGCTCAAGGACTTGCGCGATGCCGGCGTCGCCGCGCTCAAGATCGAGGGCCGCCAGCGCGGCCGCGCCTATGTCGAAAGCGTGGTGCGCCATTTCCGTCATGCGCTCGCCGCGCTCGAGAGCGGAAGTGAGGCGGACATCGCGAGCCTGAAGCCGTTCACCGAAGGCCAGGCTTCCACGCTTGGCGCCTATCGTAAGACCTGGCGCTAG
- a CDS encoding FMN-dependent NADH-azoreductase produces the protein MAKLLHLSCSPRADSFSSAGARVFLDGFRQARPDWDVDVVDIWRERMPEFSGPIVEAKYARMNGQAFNDAERHGFAEAERMALRLSLADRVLISTPMWNFGIPYKLKQWFDLIVQPGLSFRFDPSQGYLPLLKDRPTLVILASGSDFATGMNRGRIDMATPYLRDILRFIGIDDVRFVPIGPTTGPQQPIEAARDRAHRRLAAMATTF, from the coding sequence GTGGCCAAGCTCCTGCATTTGTCCTGCTCGCCCCGCGCTGACTCCTTCTCGAGTGCCGGCGCGCGCGTCTTTCTCGACGGTTTTCGCCAGGCCCGGCCGGACTGGGATGTCGATGTCGTGGACATCTGGCGGGAGCGGATGCCGGAATTCTCGGGCCCCATCGTCGAGGCCAAATATGCACGGATGAATGGGCAAGCCTTCAACGACGCGGAGCGCCACGGCTTTGCCGAGGCCGAGCGAATGGCGCTGCGCCTGTCGCTCGCCGATCGCGTGCTGATCTCGACGCCGATGTGGAACTTTGGCATTCCCTATAAGCTCAAGCAATGGTTCGACCTCATTGTCCAGCCCGGGCTGAGCTTTCGGTTCGACCCGTCTCAGGGCTATCTCCCGCTGCTCAAGGACCGGCCGACGCTGGTGATTCTCGCCAGCGGCAGCGATTTTGCCACCGGCATGAACCGCGGCCGCATCGACATGGCCACGCCCTACCTGCGAGACATCCTGCGCTTCATCGGGATCGACGATGTCCGCTTCGTGCCGATCGGGCCAACCACCGGACCGCAGCAGCCGATCGAGGCCGCACGGGACAGGGCGCACCGACGTCTGGCCGCAATGGCCACGACCTTCTGA